The Anaerohalosphaeraceae bacterium genome has a window encoding:
- a CDS encoding L,D-transpeptidase family protein, with amino-acid sequence MAKGKYRPYGTGSEAARRNRLIAIVLMLLIAGLVILIQLRKKKASASGVSEGEIPKVSLSEIAPSAPSRPEPPAVEIPSAPSSAPSSASAPSSSPAEKPQPQPEQAETGGSVGAAAVAQAASPEIQALIEKAVEARKTGKIIAARDFLNEALQKPMSEVLRDEIKRQLSLLAGRWLFSREVLEGDTLTEWYQVQPGDLLTRIANTYKVPYEILMEINGIRRAESLQAGQRIKVIRGPFHAVISRKRYTMDLFLQNQYIKTYRVGLGTPGHETPRGLWRVKPNDKMIQPPWTDPDTGRRYVATDPDYPLGSRWIGLEGLEGEAKGRTGFAIHGTKEPETIGTQSSRGCIRLHNGDVIEVYNLLFAGQSLVRVED; translated from the coding sequence TTGGCTAAAGGAAAATATCGACCGTATGGGACGGGCAGCGAGGCTGCCCGCCGGAATCGTCTGATTGCGATTGTTCTGATGCTTTTGATTGCCGGGCTGGTCATTCTGATTCAGCTCCGCAAGAAAAAGGCGTCAGCCTCCGGGGTTTCGGAGGGAGAAATCCCGAAGGTTTCCTTGTCGGAGATAGCCCCGTCGGCCCCGTCGCGTCCGGAGCCGCCGGCGGTAGAGATTCCATCTGCCCCGTCTTCAGCCCCTTCTTCGGCTTCGGCGCCGTCTTCTTCGCCGGCGGAGAAACCGCAGCCGCAGCCCGAACAGGCGGAAACGGGCGGTTCTGTCGGGGCTGCTGCGGTAGCACAGGCCGCCAGTCCGGAAATTCAAGCTTTGATTGAGAAGGCCGTGGAGGCCCGAAAAACCGGGAAAATTATAGCGGCTCGGGATTTTCTGAATGAGGCCCTCCAGAAACCGATGAGTGAGGTGCTTCGGGATGAAATTAAGCGTCAGCTGTCTCTGCTGGCCGGCCGATGGCTCTTCAGCCGCGAAGTGCTGGAAGGGGATACTCTGACCGAGTGGTACCAGGTCCAGCCGGGGGATTTGCTGACCAGGATAGCCAATACCTATAAGGTTCCGTATGAGATTTTGATGGAGATAAACGGGATTCGCAGGGCGGAAAGTCTTCAGGCGGGTCAGCGGATTAAGGTGATTCGGGGTCCGTTTCATGCAGTCATCAGCCGCAAACGGTACACAATGGATTTGTTTCTCCAAAATCAGTACATCAAAACCTATCGGGTAGGGCTGGGGACGCCCGGCCATGAGACGCCGCGGGGGCTTTGGCGGGTTAAACCGAATGACAAGATGATTCAGCCGCCCTGGACGGACCCGGATACAGGCCGTCGGTATGTGGCGACGGACCCGGATTATCCGCTGGGCTCCCGATGGATTGGTCTGGAGGGGCTGGAAGGCGAAGCGAAGGGGCGAACCGGGTTTGCGATTCACGGGACCAAAGAGCCGGAAACGATCGGGACCCAGTCGTCTCGGGGGTGTATTCGTCTGCATAACGGAGATGTGATTGAGGTGTATAATCTTCTGTTTGCCGGCCAGTCGCTGGTGCGTGTGGAGGATTGA